TCAGCACAACCCCGGCGGCGCCATCATCAACCTGGCCTCGATCGCCGGCCTGGGTGGCATGCGCTACGCGGCCAACTACTCCGCCACCAAGCACGCCGTGGTCGGCCTGACCAAGTCCGCTGCGCTGGAGTACGCCACGGACAGCATCCGCATCAACGGCGTCGCCCCCGCCGCGATCAAGACCGACATCCTCAGCACCGCCATCGAGGCCGGCACCTGGGACGAGGCCACCATCGCCGCCCTCCAGCCGGTCAACCGCATGGGCCGCCCCACCGAGGTCGCCGACGCCATCACCTGGCTCGCCTCCCCGCAGGCGTCCTTCGTCACCGGAACCATCCTCAACGTCGACGGCGGCTACAAGGCCCAGTAAGACACCCGCTGCCACCACCGGCCAACAAGCCACTCCTCATGATGTCGGCGTACACGTGAACTTCAGCTCGTACGCCGACACGGAGCGCGTCAGGTGATGCTGGTGGGGAGGCTCCGGACGGGACTGCGCTGGGTGTCGTTGTCGGTGCGCCGGTCCAGCTCGGTTCGGAGTTCGTGGATGACCTGGGCATAGACGGCGACGCGCTCGCGAAGCCGGTCGTTGTCCTCCCGCAGCGTGCGGGCGGCGGCTTCGGCGTCCACTGCGCGGGCGTGCAGGTGCTGGAACGCGGGTGGGACGCCGTTCGCCTCGGACTTTCGCCGGGCGAATTCTTCTTTCAGGTCGACGTGCTTGTGGGTGAGGACCCAACGTTTGACACCTGCCTCGGCGGCGAGTTGAGCGTGGTGAGCGCCCCAGTGGACCGGTGCCGGCCTGCTCGACCGTTTCGGGCTGAGGTACTCACTGGAGCTCTACGGCGAAGACGACGACCTGGTCCGCGAGATCCATGCTTGATCCGTCGTCTGCTGTGGAGTGTGGTCAACGTCCACGGCGTGATACGTGAGGCTTGATCATTCCTCCCGGAGGGCCTCTACCCTGTGGCGAGCATTTGGGCAGATGAGGGGCGGGATGTGGTGGAGATGACGGTCCGACGGCGGGTGCTGGGGCTTGTGGTGGCCGCGGGCGTTTTCATGGTCGCCGGGGCGGTCGGCTGGTGGTCCAGCCGATCAGGTGGACTGCTCGTTGTGGCACAAGTGCTCTACCACCCGGTGCTGATCGGCTTGTTGGTCGTGGCTGCTCTGACCGCCGCTGTGATCGTCGGCGTACGAAACCTCCTCTTCCGGAGCCTGGTTTTCGTGGCGGCGGTCCTCATCGGGCTCCTCGCGGTACCGATCTCGCTTTTCGCCAGCACGGGGCGCGAGGAGACGATGGACGAAGCGGCGCCCGATCGCTCCGACCGGCATCTTGTGGTGGAGGAAGGGGCGGCGATGATCGACTCGATCTGGTGGGTCTACGTCGACGAGGGGTCCGGGCTGACCAAGCGCCGTTGGCACGTCGGCTACTTCAACGGGGCCTCCTCCAACGTGCTGGACGAGGCTTCGTGGGTGGGGCCGGATCGGGTACGCCTGGTCACCCGGGACGAAGGGGGCGCAGAGGTCCACCTCGTCGATCTCACCCCCGAGAGCGGTGAGCCTTTGCGCACGCTGTCGAGGGGGTAGGAGTCGCTTCGCCCTCGTAGCGGTGATGCTGGCGTGGCCGGCTGGCTGGCGAGGACACGGTGCTCTCCACGCTTCAGCGACTCAAGCCACCTGCGAGGCCCCGGATGGGTTCGGGGGCCTTGCTCTTACTGGGACTGACCTGCGGCGATGTACCGAGATGCCGTCCACAGCTCGTCCACAGACTCTGACATAGGCCCGCTTGCGGCGGCATGCGTCTGCGCATACGCGAAGACCCCGTCCTCAGCGTTCTCGCTGATGGCGGGGTCTTTAGGCACTTCGTCTGAAGTGCCCCCGGCAGGATTCGAACCTGCGCACACGGCTCCGGAGGGCCCTTCCTGATACGGAAACTCCGCAGGTCACAGGTGTACGGACGGAGGGTGGACGGTTCCGTGTCCACGTATGGTCCACAGCCCCGCGTGGGTGCTCGTTGCGCTCATCGGACGACAGGGGTCGTCACCTCGGCCGTCCTGGCTCGGCATACGCAAGCTGCATGAAGTCGTGACCATGAAGTCGAGGAAAGGACGCCCGAGGCAGGGCGGGCTCGGGCCGGGGGCGCGGTGTGGTGGTACAGGGGCGCACGGTAGGCGCACTCCACTCCTGTTGTGCCCCGGTCGGCGTAGCACGATTCGGCGGAAGAGCTCCCACTTGTCCAAGAGTTGCTGAAGTCTTGACGAAGTGCGAGCAGGGAGAGTCGTGAAGGCCGGTTCATGAGCAGTAAGTCAGGGATGCCTGATTACTTCCTGGGTGTTCGGTTGCGTGCAGTCGATCCGTCCCCCGGGTGAGTATGCGTATTGCCTGCCAGGCCAACACATTGACGGCGTGTCGGATCTGGCCGTATGTCGTAGGTGATCCCGGGGTTGCGAATCGGTAACAGGGGGTTCCCCGCGGCGGAGATTTGTTGAACGCTTGAACTTCCCGAATGTGGGGGACCTGTGAAGATCGCTGTGGTGTGTGTTCAGGCGGATCGCCTGAGTAGGTCGTTAATCCTGCACTGATGCGAGAGGAGCCATGCGTATCTGCGTGCCGGGGCGGGGCAGCGGTGATCTGCCTTCGACGACGAGTACCGCCGAAGTCGGTCGCACGGTGTCGGGCCGTGAGATGGATCGGTGGCGCCGGTACCGGTTGTGGCCGGAACATCCTGCAGCAAGGGCATCGAATCCACCCCCTGCAGCAAGTCGGACGTTCGGCGCTCATACACCAGCCGTCAGTCATTGAACTTGGGGGGCTGTCGGTGGCTGGGTTTACCTTCCGTGGCGGTTCGACGGTGCGCGATGGCGCACCCTGTCGGGACCTCGGTGATCGGCATCCAGGAACCGCATAGGTACGGATCTGGCTCTGATGAGTTGTGGTATTGGGAGCGGGGGCGGTGCAGCCGTGATGAAGAAGAATGTCAATTGGGTACCCGACGCGGGTTTGGTCCGCGAGGTTGACGAGCTCTTCGAGCGGGCGATCAACTCGTATCGCGCGAATTCGAACCTGATCACGGAGCACGCCAACCAGGAGGAGTCCATCCGGGTCGGCGGCTACTCGAACCGGACGCTCCTGGAACTGGTGCAGAACGCGGCTGACGCGATGTCGGGGGCTGCCGAGCACGAGGAGGGAGCAGGGCGGGTCGAGATCGTCCTCGACCTCGACCGCCAGACGCTGTATTGCGCGAACGCCGGTCGTCCGTTCTCCCGAAGCGGCCTCACCGCGCTCGCCCATGCGCACCTCAGTGGTAAGCGGGGCGACGAGATCGGTCGGTTCGGGCTTGGTTTCAAGTCGGTGCTCGCGGTCACCGACACCCCGCAGGTGTTCAGCCGTTCGGTCGCTTTCGAGTTCAACTCTTCGAAGGCGAAGGCGGCGATAGCGGCGATCGCGCCCGTACCCAAGAGGATTCCGGTCCTGAGGACCCTCACCCGGATCGACGCGGAGGTCGAATTCGCCAAGGACCCGATCCTGGCCGAATTGGCGGAGTGGGCGGTGACGATCGTCAGACTGCCGAATGCGACGAGACTGGAGAGCCTCAAGAAGGAGATCGAGGAATTCCGCTCCGAGTTCCTCCTCTTCGTCAACTCGGTCCGGGAGATCCGGCTCCGGGTCGTCGGAGCCGACGCGGACTTCGTCACGAGCCATGTGTCGCGCGACCTGGGCGACGGCAGGTTCCGCATCGAGCGTCCCGACGGCGACCACGACGAGTGGTATGTCGACAACCGCATGCACGCACCCAGCCCCGAGGCTCGGACCGAGGTCGGGGAAGCCGTGTCGCGTGACCGGATGAAGGTCACGGTCGCGATGCCGGCGCGCTTCGCTCAACTGAAAAAAACGGGGGAGTTCTGGTCGTACTTCCCGCTCCAGGACAGGACGTCGGCGTCCGCCCTCTTCAACGCGCCCTGGAGTGTCAACGACGACCGCACCACCTTGCTCACGAACACGTACAACCGGGAGATCCTCGTGACTCTCTCGGAGATGTTCGTCGACATGCTGCCGAAGGTCTCGTCCGTCGACGATCCGGCAGCACACCTGGACTACATGCCGGCGCGTGGCCGTGAGACCCACTCGTTCGGCGACGAGATCCTCTGCGTCCATGTTCCACAGCTCGGTAGCGAGAAGGCCCTGGTGCCCGACGCCACCGGCGCGCTGCGCACGCCTCTGGAGCTTCGTCCTCTCGACTTGCGTGTCGGCGACGCATCCGAGCGTGACCACGAGGAGTGGATCAGGTCTCCCCACACCGACGAGGACGTGCCGCACTGGCGCTGTTATTCCACCAATCAGCGTGGGACCCGTCTGAGGGCCCTCTACGTATGCAGCGTGTCCCCCGCCTTCGCCGACTCGCGTCCCAGGGACGAGCAGAAGGCGTTGGAGGATGTGCCCAAGCGAGGTCTTCTCACCTGGCTGCGCGAGTGGGCCGAAGGGCCCGATATGGCTTCTGCGGCGAAGGCACTCGATTTTGTGCTGAGAAATCCCAACCGCTTCGGCCCCGCAAAGGTCATACCGACGACCGCTGGCATGCTGTCCATCAAGGACCGTGACCGGGTCTTCCTCCACGGTGCGGAGGACGTCGACATCGAAGGATCGTGCTTCGTCGATCCGGACTTCCTGGTCCTTCCCGGCGTCGAGAAGAAACTCGTGGACTGCGGGTTCCGTAACCTCGATCCTCTCGCAAAATTCGAGGCCAGGATGGCCAGGCTGTCACGGGAGTCCCAGGACGACGAGCTCCCGAAGTTCTGGGACGCCGCCTCTGATGTGCCCATGGCACAGGCGCAGAAGGCCGTTGCGGAGAACAAGACGGGTGCTCTCAGAGTTCCGACACGTGACGGTGGTTGGGCCGTGCCCGGGTTGGTGCTGGACATCGACGGTCTCGGTGACAGCACTCCGGGTCGAGTCCTGGACCGGACGAGATGCGTGCCCCAGCTCGCACACGCGGCAGGAGTCGTCACCGAGCCAGTGGCCTCGTACTCGCTCGAGGACGAGGTCTACTTCGAGGACTACTGCCAGTACGTGCTGGACGAGGTGAACCGGAGACTCGGGCCCGGAGAGCGCCCCGTCGAGCAGGTCGAGTTCGACAGGGGGGAGGGTCCTGGTCCGTTCTCGGTGCTTCTGATGTTGCAGGAGGCGGGCGTGCCCGAACCCCTGCGCGAGCGGTGGACGGAAGGACTGCTCAGACTCGACCAGGTGGGGCACTGGCTCTGTACCGACATCGACACGGGGCTCAGCCACCGGGTCCTGTCCCCTGTTCGCTGGGCGGCGGGTCGGGCCGGCCTGCTGAAGTCGAATCGCGGCCACCGGGCTCCAGGTCGCGTCGTCTCCGCGTCCCTCGTCGAGTATGAGGCCCTGCTGCCTCTCTTCCGAGGACCGCGCCACGTCGAGGACGCTCTGAAGCTGCCGAAGGACCTGGGCGAGGTGCCTGTGGAGGTCCTGCGCGAAGCGCTCGAGACGGAGGTCACTTCGCCGATCAGCAACGTGGCGCTGACGGGGTTCGTCCTCACCGCGAGTCGGTTCGCATTCCCGGAGGGGCACCCGATGTTCATCCCCGCCCGGGTGGGACGCGTCATCGAGAGGAGGCGGCCCGATGCGGTGTATTTGGCGACGACCGAGGAGGAGCGTGAGTTCCTCAGCCTGAGGCAGAAGCCGTACCTCAAGGTGGATGAGGACGAAGCGGACGAGTTCGTCGACGTGGTCGGATGCCGACGGTTCGAGGACAGTTTTTCCTTCTCGCTCTTGATCGACGGCCGGCAGGTCGAGGAACGCGTCATCGACCTGTACACCGGACTGCGTTCGACGTTCGTCGAGGACAAGGTCACGAACGCGACCGTGGCGAAGGCCGTCCAGATCACGAAGCGTGTGACCACAGAGGACGGTGTCGAGGACCAGTCGCTCGAGTGGCACCGCCAGGGAATGACCCTGGTGGTCCAGGCAGAACTCGACGAACGTCGTGTCCTGCAGATCGTCAACGAGGCATTCGACCTGCGCCTGTCGAACACCGAGTTGAGCGACATTCTCCAGGCCCGCGTCGACCAACATCTGGAGATGCAAAGGCAGGACGCCCGGGCCGCGTCCAGTGACGTGGAGCGGCTGGCGATCTACATCGGTGACGACACGCTGAAGGAGAACCTTCCGAAGGGACTTTGGCAGGCACTTGAGGGCCAAGGCCTGGTGGACGGCTCCACGTCCGTCGCCGAGCTCTTCCTGACCGTCTACGGCAGCGACTCGATCAAGCTTCTCGCGGAAGAGTTCAGCGCCGAGGGGTACACGGACGTTCCCACGACATGGGTCGGGGGAGCGTCGACCGTCGCCTGGCTTCGGAAGATGGGGTTCGGCGCCAAGTACGCCGGGCGTCGCACCCGACACCAGGACGATGAGTTCGTCGTGCCCGGTGCCGTGAAGCTCAAGCCCCTGCACGACTTCCAGGAGAGGATCAGGGAGGAACTGCAGGAGGTCCTGACGTCCCGGGGACGGGACGGTCGCGCGCTCAAGGGCATGGTGGAGCTCCCCACGGGAGCCGGGAAGACCCGGGTGGCCACCGAAACCGTGCTGCGGCTGTTCGTCGATGGCGACATGAGCGGAACCGTGCTCTGGATCGCGCAGTCGGAGGAGCTCTGCGAGCAGGCGGTGCAGACGTTCGGCACCGTCTGGCGTTGGCTCGGGGACGAGCGTCCGTTGACGATCGGCCGGCTCTGGAACAACAACGTCGTCCACGAACCCGACACCGAGTTCAGTGTGGTCGTGGCCACCGACGCCAAGCTCGACCGGGTGGCCGACACTCCTGAGTACGAGTGGCTGAGCAGGGCCTCCGCGGTGTTCATCGACGAGGCGCACCGGGCCGGCGGGTCGAAGATGTACACGAAGATCCTCAGGTGGCTCGGAGTCGACGGTCGTAGCTGGGAACGGCCTCTGGTGGGTGTCTCGGCGACACCCTTCAAGGGGAGAAGCGACGTCGTCACCAAGCCGACGGAGGAGCTGGCGGCCCGCTTCGGTCACCACATCATGAGCGCCTTCGACGGTAACGCCTACGAGGAGCTGTCGAAGAGGGGAGTCCTCGCCCGGGTCCGACATGAGGTGTTGCCGGGCGTGGACGTCGCGCTGAAGCCGGATGAACTCGAGCAGGTGCAGTCGTGGCGCAAGCTGGAGCCCAAGGTTCTCGACCGCATCGGTCGGGACCAGGCCCGCATGAGGATCCTCGTTGAGGACATCCTGAGCCGGGACCCGGAGTGGCCGATCCTCGTATTCACGCCGAACGTCCTGTCCGCCCAGGTCCTTGCCGCGACGCTTCGTTACCGGCAAGTCGCGGCTGAGGCGGTTAGCGGTCAGACCGGACGGCAGGCACGCCGTGACGTGATCGAGAAGTTCAAGAAGGGAGAGATCCGGGTCCTGGCCAACTGCGACCTGTTGATCCAGGGCTTCGATGCACCGGGTGTCCGGGCCCTCTACATCGCGCGGCCGACGTTCAGTCCCAGCGCCTACATCCAGATGGCCGGCCGCGGGCTGCGCGGCCCCGCGAACGGCGGCAAGCCGGAGTGCCTCATCGTGGACGTCGCCGACAACTTCGGTGCAGTCAATGACTTCCTCGGATACCGCGCTTACGAAGACCTCTGGCGAAAGCAGGGATCATGATCCTCATACCGGACCTCGCCGACATCGAGACGACCACTACCAGCAACGCCGAACGGCGGGTGGCCCTGCTGCTGCGAGCGATCGACGGCCCCCCCGACGCCGTCGCCTTCCACTCCGTGAAGCTGCGGAGCCACGCGGTCAAGCAGCAGGGCGAAGCGGACTTCGTCGTGCTCTGGAACGGCGTCGTCGTCATCGTCGAGGTCAAGGGCGGGGGCGTCAGGAAGTACGACGGCGTCTGGTACTCCATCGACCGCCACGGTGACTGGAAGAAGTTGCGCGAGTCGCCGATGGACCAGGCACAGTCGGCGATGTACGCGCTGCGCGACATCCTTCAGGAGGAAGGCGTCGGTTGGTTCGCGACCGAGGCCGTTGCCCTCACCCCAGACATAGACGCGCCTCCGGCAGCCGTCGAATGGAAGGGAAGCCACTGGTGGGCCAAGGAGCAGATGAGCATTGCCGCACTGACCGAAGCCTTCGAAAAGGTCGCCGGTGAAGCGAGGACCGCTCCCTACGGAATCAGAGTCGCCCGGTCCGAGACGCTCCGGGCGCGCCTCTTCGGTGAGTTCACCAGGATGCCCGTCATCGATGCGCAGCGGGGCGCCGTGCTGGAGGAGCAGAATCGAGCGACCGAGGGGCAGGCCAGGGTCTTGGCCGCGCTCTCCCGGAACCCGAGGATGCTCGTCTTCGGTGGCGCGGGCACCGGGAAATCCCTGGTGCTGGCGGAGGGCGCGAAGCAGGAGGCGGGCGAGGGGAAGTCGGTGCTCATCACCTTTCATTCGCCCGCCCTGATCGACTTCTTCGGTCCGCGGATCGAGGGCAGAGACATCGATCTCCTTCCGTTCGCGGACCTGTCCGGTGACAAGCAGTACGACGTCGTCTTCGTCGACGAGGCACAGGACCTCATGAACGCCGGGGGCATGGATGCCTTGGACGCCGTGATCCGCGGGGGTCGAGAAGGCGGTCGGTGGAGGATGTTCCTCGACCCCAACAACCAGGCACGCGTCGACGGCGAGTTCGACCCGGAGGTCTGCGAGTTGGTTCAGCAGGAGGCGCTCCAGTACGACCTGGACCGGAACGTGCGCAACACCCGTGCGATCGTCCACGTCGTGCAGGAGTACCTCGGCGCCGACGTCGGGGACCCGGGCATCGTCCATGGCGACCGAGTGGAATGGCGGTGGTCCGACGGGACGGCCGGTGTTTCCGCGGCCGAGACCGTGGCTCGCGACCTCGTCGCGAACGGGGCCCGCCGACAGGACATCTGGATCATCAGTGTGTCCGAGGACGCCGAGCCGCGCAGGAGCGAGGCCGGATTCCTCGTGACCAACCCCCGCTATGCCAAGGGGCTGGAGGCAGAGCACGTCATCGTCTGTGACCTGCCACAGGAATACAACGACCGGGGACTCGCCGCTTTCTACGTGGCTGTCACGCGGGCGCGGGTCACGCTCCACGTGGTCGCGTCCAAGGATGACAAGAAGCGGCTCCAGGATCTTCTTCGAAAGCAGGTTGGGAAGTGAACCTCACAGCGGCCCAGAAGGAGGCCCTTCACCATCTCCGAGCCTCCTACGTGGGGCCCGAGGCCGGAGATGAGGAGGTCACGGCGAACCTGCCTCATCGGCAGTACGCCGTCGGCATGCTGTTCCCGGTCGAAGCCGAGGCACGAGGCTCTCACGGCGACGGCCACACGGACGAAGAGGTGTCGGCGGATGTCCCCGATGGTGATGTCGAGGAGAGCGGGGCCGGTGTCCCCCTGGCCGAGGACTGGAAGCCCTCGTCCGTCGCGCTCTCCTTCGTCACCGACGGCGACTCCGTCGACGTCGACTTCTCGTGCGGTACGTACGCCGCTGTCGAGGTAGACGGGCCGCCCAGGTGGCGGCGTGCCCCGTTCTCCGTCGACGGCCTCGACCTCCGGCGGGACAAGGGGCCCGAGCGCCTTTCCGTGGGTGGTGTCTCGGTCGAGATCGGGTCGCGTTGGCGCGACTTCCAGGGCGATTCGTTGGTCACCGTCCACGTACGGGTCCTGACCGAATCAACGGGTGACGACCGACACGACATCCCTCGGACGCTGTTCCAGGTCCACCTGGCCGCCGCTCCCTCCGCCGGGGCGGAGATCCTGGAGTACGACACGACGCGCTCGATCGACACTGACCCGGAAGCTGCCGAGCTGCGCCTGCGCTATCGGAACCGGAAGGTCTACGCGGTCGGGCACGGAATGGCCGCGGACTGGGAGTTCGCGGAAGGCCGTTGTGCCAAGGTCTTCCTCGAGCCCGTGCCGGCCTTCGTGGTGCCCGCCGTCGAGACCACGGGGTTCGACGAAGGGACGGCCGAGGCCGAGGCCTTGGAGCTGGGGCACCTCCAGCAGATCGACAAGGATCCCGAAGCGATCCTTCGATCGTTGGACGCCTTCCTCGAGGCGTTCGCCGGCTGGGCCTCCCGGCAGATGGAACGGGCGGAGGCTTTCAGCGACGACAGGGCCGTGGCCGTCCGCATCGCCGAGCGTTCGCAGGACGCCGTCGACAGGATGAGGGAAGGCATAGACCTCCTCCGGGCGCCGGGACGACAGGACCTTCGAACGGCCTTCTCACTCGGCATGGCCGCTATGCGTCTTCAGATGCGGCAGGCGTCCATCAACGGTGGGAGGCCGGAGGAGCAGGTGTCGGAGCCGCGGTGGCGCCCCTTCCAGCTCGGTTTCCTGCTCGTGTCGCTGGCCTCCACCGTCGATGAGGGGCACAAGGACCGGGACCTCGTCGACCTCATCTGGTTCCCGACCGGTGGCGGCAAGACCGAGGCATACCTGGGTCTCGCCGCGATCGAGGTGTTCCGCCGACGGCTCGCTCACGGAACGGCCGGCGGGGGAACCGCCGTCATCACCCGCTACACCCTGCGGCTCCTGACCTCTCAACAGTTCCAACGGGCCGCGGCACTGATCTGCGCGATGGAGCGGCTGCGGGCCACGGACGACCGGGCGAAGGGCATGGCGCCGTTCTCGATCGGTCTGTGGGTGGGCAACGAAGTCACCCCCGGCACGCGAGTAGAGGCACGTGAAGCACTCAAGCGGCTTCAGAAGGCCGCGCGCCCGGAAGAGGCGAACGAGTTTCAGGTCGAGAGTTGCCCTTGGTGTCTGACGCCCTTGGTGCCGAGGCTCAGGAGCGACAAGCCAGAGGACTACGGCATGCGCCTGGACGGCGTGGACGTCGTGCTCCACTGTGTCGACGCGTCGTGCGACTTCGCCGGCGAGCTCCCGCTCGCGGTCGTCGACGAGGTGCTGTACATGGAACCGCCCACGATCCTGCTGGCCACCGTCGACAAGTTCGCGCGTCTGCAGTTCAGGCCGGAAGCGGGCAGGCTGCTCGGTCTCGGGACCACCTTCAGGCAACCGTCCATGATCATCCAGGACGAGCTGCACCTGCTCTCGGGGCCGCTCGGAACCACCGTCGCCGTCTTCGACGCGGTGATCCAGCTGCTGCTCAGCCGGTCGGGCTCCAGCCCCAAGATCGTGGCCTCGACGGCCACCATCCGCGCGTCTGAGGAGCAGGTGGAGGGGCTGTACGGGCGTGAGGTCGCCCTGTATCCGCCATCGGGACTCGACGACGACCGGACCTTCTTCTCCCGCCCGGTGGAAAGCGGGGAAGGACGTCTCTACGTCGGCCTGATGCCGCAGTCGGTCTCGCAGCCGTCGGCCGTCATCGCAGCCGTCACCCCCATGGTGGAGATGCCGGAGGCGCTGGCCGCCCGCGCCCCGTCCGCAGCGTCACGGGACGCGTACTGGACGCTGGTCATGTACCACAACAGTCTTCGTGAGCTCGGACGTACCGGGACGCTGGTCGTCGACGATGTCAACGGTCGTCTGGAGCCCCGAGCCGAGAGGCTCGGCTTCCCGCTGCGGCCCGTCAGAGCGGGGAAGGTCCTGGAACTGACGAGCCGTCGCGGAGCCGAGGAGCTGCCGAACGATCTCCGCGCGCTCAGGGTCAGGGCCGACGAGTCGCCGGAGGCTGTCGACGTGGTCCTCTCGTCGAACATGCTCTCCGTGGGCATCGACATCCCGCGGCTCGCGCTGATGCTCATGGTGGGGCAGCCGAAGACCACGGCCGAGTACATCCAGGCCACGAGCCGTGTCGGACGTGGAGACACGAAGGGCGTCGTCGTCACGCTGTTCCGGTCGGGAAGGGCCCGTGATCGGTCGCACTTCGAGACCTTCCGTGGTTACCACGAGGCTCTGTACCGGAGCGTGGAGCCCACGAGCGTCACGCCGTGGTCGTTGGCCTCGCGCGAGCGGTCGCTCGCTGGCGCGCTCGTGGCACTGCTGCGGCAGTCGTTCACTGCTCTCGCCCCGAACGAAGCGGCGGGTCGGTTCGACCTCGGGGACGACAGGATCCGCGAAGCGGTCGATCGACTCGTGGAACGGTTCCTTGGCTACGTGACGCGCGCCGACGGCCTCGAAGCGCCGGAAACACGCTCCGCCGTATGGAGCCTCCTGAGGGACTGGGACCGACGGGCAGGCCAGGCAAGGGAGTCCGGCGAGCCTCTGTACTACCAGCGGACGAAGAGAGACCAGGCAGCTTTGTTGAAGAAGTTCGGCCAACCCGGCGAGGGGTGGCTCGTCGGAGACTCGATGAGGTCCGTCGAGCCCAACGTGGCGGTCGAGGTCCAGGAACCGCAGGAGGAGGTGCACCATGGAGAAGATCAGGCATGACCTGCGCCTCTCCGAAACGATCTCACCGTTCGGTGTGGGAGCGATCGTCGACGTGCGAGGCGAGTCGCTCATGGCGCCGGACACGTCCTGGTGGGACAAGAAGTTCGCCCATGAGATCAGCTGTGAGCGTCTGACGGCCCGCCTCGGTGCCGGTGTCCTGAGACAACCACCGGCACATGCGAGCCGGGCCGCAAAGGAAACCCCTGCGCTGCCGTACTGGCGCTTTCCCGCTTGGCGGTTCTGCGAGCGCTGCGACAAGCTCTCGAAGCTGACCGGTAGGAAAAAAGGCAAGTGGAGCAACACCTGCGACTGCGGCGGCGCGCTCGTACCGATGCGATATGTCGCCGTCTGCGAAAAAGGCAGCCACATACAGGACATCAACTGGTTCCAGTGGACACATCGTGGGCGCGCGGCGAGCCTGAACGAAGCGGTCCGCTTTTGCCGTGACTACAAGGCACTCAGGTTCCGCAAGCTGGCCACTCGTGGCGAAGGCCTCGCGGCCCTGGTGGTGAAGTGCCACGGGTGCGGGAATGAGCGCAGTCTCGCTGAACTCGTGACGAAGGGGGCCCTGCACCGCGACGGGATCCGTTGCGCGGGACTGCAGCCCTGGGAGCCGGAGAGCTCCGTCAAGAAGCCCTGCTCGTACGAGTTGGTCGCC
This region of Streptomyces chromofuscus genomic DNA includes:
- a CDS encoding helicase-related protein, whose amino-acid sequence is MNLTAAQKEALHHLRASYVGPEAGDEEVTANLPHRQYAVGMLFPVEAEARGSHGDGHTDEEVSADVPDGDVEESGAGVPLAEDWKPSSVALSFVTDGDSVDVDFSCGTYAAVEVDGPPRWRRAPFSVDGLDLRRDKGPERLSVGGVSVEIGSRWRDFQGDSLVTVHVRVLTESTGDDRHDIPRTLFQVHLAAAPSAGAEILEYDTTRSIDTDPEAAELRLRYRNRKVYAVGHGMAADWEFAEGRCAKVFLEPVPAFVVPAVETTGFDEGTAEAEALELGHLQQIDKDPEAILRSLDAFLEAFAGWASRQMERAEAFSDDRAVAVRIAERSQDAVDRMREGIDLLRAPGRQDLRTAFSLGMAAMRLQMRQASINGGRPEEQVSEPRWRPFQLGFLLVSLASTVDEGHKDRDLVDLIWFPTGGGKTEAYLGLAAIEVFRRRLAHGTAGGGTAVITRYTLRLLTSQQFQRAAALICAMERLRATDDRAKGMAPFSIGLWVGNEVTPGTRVEAREALKRLQKAARPEEANEFQVESCPWCLTPLVPRLRSDKPEDYGMRLDGVDVVLHCVDASCDFAGELPLAVVDEVLYMEPPTILLATVDKFARLQFRPEAGRLLGLGTTFRQPSMIIQDELHLLSGPLGTTVAVFDAVIQLLLSRSGSSPKIVASTATIRASEEQVEGLYGREVALYPPSGLDDDRTFFSRPVESGEGRLYVGLMPQSVSQPSAVIAAVTPMVEMPEALAARAPSAASRDAYWTLVMYHNSLRELGRTGTLVVDDVNGRLEPRAERLGFPLRPVRAGKVLELTSRRGAEELPNDLRALRVRADESPEAVDVVLSSNMLSVGIDIPRLALMLMVGQPKTTAEYIQATSRVGRGDTKGVVVTLFRSGRARDRSHFETFRGYHEALYRSVEPTSVTPWSLASRERSLAGALVALLRQSFTALAPNEAAGRFDLGDDRIREAVDRLVERFLGYVTRADGLEAPETRSAVWSLLRDWDRRAGQARESGEPLYYQRTKRDQAALLKKFGQPGEGWLVGDSMRSVEPNVAVEVQEPQEEVHHGEDQA